The sequence below is a genomic window from Oncorhynchus clarkii lewisi isolate Uvic-CL-2024 unplaced genomic scaffold, UVic_Ocla_1.0 unplaced_contig_9949_pilon_pilon, whole genome shotgun sequence.
TGATTCACTGCTACAATCACTACAATAAAGTCAAGGATAATAAGAACGCCTGATAAAACTGACACCAGATTACATTGTTAGACACAGTCAGAATTTACTTCAGCGAGACGGAAAGAgttgaagacagacaggcagacacagacaggcagacacagacaggcagacacagacaggcagacaggcagacagacacagacaggtagacacagacaggcagacacagacaggtagacaggcagacacagacaggctgttagacacagacaggcagacacagacaggcagacacagacaggcagacagacacagacaggcagacacagacaggcagacagacacagacaggcagacacagacaggcagacacagacaggcagacacagacaggtagacacagacaggcagacacagacaggcagacacagacaggcagacacagacaggcagacacagacaggcagacacagacaggtagacacagacaggtagacacagacaggtagacacagacaggtagacagaccgTGAGTTGTCCCGCTACTCCAAAGTCAGCCAGTTTGGCATGGCCCTCTGTGTTGAGGAGAATGTTGCCTGCCTTGATGTCTCTGTGGATCTTCCTCATGAAATGCAGATACTCCAGACCTTTCAATGTGGACTTGAGGATGGTGGCTATCTCATCCTCTGTGAGCTTTACAAGAGGAGATGGTATAAATGATTAATTCTGATGATTCAGTAGTCTATGAATACACATTAAAATCACGACCAATTAATGTAAAAGGTTACCGAAGCACCAAAGGTCATCTTCATTGTCAAACGTCGTAAATATACTGACCGTCTTATTGCGTAGTCTGATGATGTCTGAAACAGAGCCGGCTCCACAGTACTCCATCACTATCCACAGGTCTGTGTTCTTAAAGTAGCTGCCATAGTACTTCACCACATAGGGactggacaggaggagagacagaacaaacaATTATTGATGAAAGGTGAGCAAACAGAGTGTGTGGtactggttatagtaacagagtgTGGGGtactggttatagtaacagagtgTGGGGtactggttatagtaacagagtgTGGGGtactggttatagtaacagagtgTGGGGtactggttatagtaacagagtgCGGGGtactggttatagtaacagagtgTGTGGtactggttatagtaacagagtgTGTGGtactggttatagtaacagagtgTGGGGtactggttatagtaacagagtgtgggggtactggttatagtaacagagtgTGGGGtactggttatagtaacagagtgtggggtagtgtgtgtggtactgGTTATGTGATTGTGGAGGAGGAGACCGTTCTCCTCTCACTAGCCTCTGGAGCCATGCTAGCTCTGCCTGATGAAAGTCTGGGCCAGAGAGTCTTTCCTCTCTTACATACAGAATACCTGTCACACTGCTGCATGATGGATATCTCCTTGATGATCTCCTGGAGGTCTGACTCAACAGGCACCTGTTTGATAGCCACCACCTGGCCTGACTCCTTATGGATGGCTTTAAACACACTGCCATAGGACCTGGAGGAGATGAATCAAGACAGTGGAAATTATGCAGAAAGTACCAAAGACCAGGATCCTGTATAACATATTAGTGGTTCCATCAGCCATTTCATAAATCTAGTCATTATCATAATGTCAATGTACACAAACATCTATTTTCATTAGAAATGTTATTCAGGTTTTaatgatgtaaaaaaaatgtatgatgaATTAATACTCACCCTTCACCAAGTTTTTCCAGAACATCAAAGACCTCCTCTGGTTGTTTTGTTAGACTGTCTTCACTCAGTTTCTTCAGCTTGCTGTGGAGGAAGAGAATCAACCACAGAAATAAATAGAACGGgaatccccattcaagtcaatgatggaaTAATTGTTGGGCTGCCAGCCATTTTGAGTGTACCCAtggcaggaagtaaaagcaggaagtgtacccttcaatctgtgctgtgatttgttgagtcAACTCAACTTACATTAgacaaaaaaatacattccatCACATGAGCTACATCAGCTgacatttgaatgaacattctacattaccatggaaatcCAGCATCAGTTGATAGGCCAATTCAAATGACCATGGAAATGGCATCACAATAACAGGCAGTCATTGCGAGTGTATCCTTGAGTTTACCAGTGAACTTCCCAGGGTTCAAGCAAAGATGTTTATATCTAACCCAAGACAGACCACAGCTTGTTGTTACCAATCGGAGCAAATTAATCACAGTAGGCAGAACAAGAAAGGGGTATTAACTTATTTTCGATATAAacacctactctgtgaagtgtgaGTGTGCAATAACTAAATTCACTCTTGCACTACTAAACAACACACTTTTTTGAAAGTTTGGCAAAGGTTAAAGACTacattttttagtttttttaaacttagtccactctgttttTTTGAAACAGAAAACTATATTGGTCAACTCTTTCCTCAATGAGAAAATTAGTAGTATGTTGTCCAAAATCCATCTCCTACCACGGCCGGACATTGGGCTTCCACTCACCACCATTATTTGCTAGTGAGTGGAAACgtcaaccggatgcttcacactTATACGTCCGGTAAAAATATCTGTCATTGTTCCCTCTGTGGCTAGAGGTTCCAagtctgttctattcattctatttctatggcatcAACAACACGACAAGAATTGTGGAACTGGGTCCACAGGGAGTTTTATATAACTTATGCTGAAGTAACTATCTTTTTAGGCAAAAAAGTTAACATTACAAGAacacacaaatcagctaatattAAACAGATGCTGTCAAGCTAAACAACTAGCTAACGGTAGCCAGCTAGCATTTAGTTAAATGAAGTTAAACATCTACTGTTAACTAGCTAGATAACTAACGTTACAAGTCAAAGTGGTGAAGCTAACGTTATCTTATAAGAAATTACAAATATTGTTAACAAACTTGCTAACGTGGCTAACCGGTTACCTACAGCTACAGATTGAAAAATATTTGATATAACGTTAGCTGTCGAGGCTAATTTAGCGAGCTAACTAACATACATAACTTGTACTTTTCCAATCGAATCAAACGTACACATACCTTTTGGGCGCTGTCGGCTCCATGGTGCAAAACTAAAGACAATCTCCTTTGAATTTACAAACGCTGAAATAAAACCAAATCAAAATAATATTTTCATTCTTTGCTGTCGTTGTTTCAGGCAGCTGTGCGATGTGTCATGGCGCTTACCTTTTTCTTCTTCGAAGAGATTTAAACGCGGTTGGCATCCAGTAAATGTTGCATTAACGCCCCCTAGTACTCTGGAGTATAACACCCTTATACTTATTAAACATTTTTATGATCAAAAACCAACAAAAAAGAACAACAAAATACCCTACCAtttaacactacactcacaaaggAATAATACATACCCTACCAtttaacactacactcacaaaggaataataaataccctaccatttaacactacactcacaaaggaataataaataccctaccatttaacactacactcacaaaggaataataaataccctaccatttaacactacactcacaaaggaataataaataccctaccatttaacactacactcacaaaggaataataaataccctaccatttaacactacactcacaaaggaataataaataccctaccatttaacactacactcacaaaggaataataaataccctaccatttaacactacactcacaaaggaataataaataccctaccatttaacactacactcacaaaggaataataaataccctaccatttaacactacactcacaaaggaataataaataccctaccatttaacactacactcacaaaggaataataaataccctaccatttaacactacactcacaaaggaataataaataccctaccatttaacactacactcacaaaggaataataaataccctaccatttaacactacactcacaaaggaataataaataccctaccatttaacactacactcacaaaggaataataaataccctaccatttaacactacactcacaaaggaataataaataccctaccatttaacactacactcacaaaggaataataaataccctaccatttaacactacactcacaaaggaataataaataccctaccatttaacactacactcacaaaggaataataaataccctaccatttaacactacactcacaaaggaataataaataccctaccatttaacactacactcacaaaggaataataaataccctaccatttaacactacactcacaaaggaataataaataccctaccatttaacactacactcacaaaggaataataaataccctaccatttaacactacactcacaaaggaataataaataccctaccatttaacactacactcacaaaggaataataaataccctaccatttaacactacactcacaaaggaataataaataccctaccatttaacactacactcacaaaggaataataaataccctaccatttaacactacactcacaaaaGAATAATAAATACCATACTCCACAATTTAAATCTATTTAGTCCTACTTCAGGCCAACAGCCTGAAAGGATGGGACGCCATCACTAATCACACCCTGTagcactgcaaatcaaccattccagtgttttacttgctatattgtatttacttcgccaccatggcatttttttgcctttacctcccttatctcacctcatttgttcacattgtatatagacttatttttctactgtatgattgactgtatgtttgttttactccatgtgtaactctgtgttgttgtctgtgtctaactgctttgctttatcttggccaggttgcaattgtaaatgcctacctggttaaataaaggtgaaataataaaaaaatttaaaaaataattaataaacccccactgccttccattctattagctaacatgcaatcattggaaaataaaatcgacgACCTTcgaggaagattaaactaccaatgggacattaaaaacgttACTATCTTATCTTATcttgtggctgaacgatgacattatcaacatacagttgGCTGGCTATATGctgtatcggcaggacagaacagcagcgtctggtaagacaaggggggcCGACTATAT
It includes:
- the LOC139400784 gene encoding serine/threonine-protein kinase 3 — encoded protein: MEPTAPKSKLKKLSEDSLTKQPEEVFDVLEKLGEGSYGSVFKAIHKESGQVVAIKQVPVESDLQEIIKEISIMQQCDSPYVVKYYGSYFKNTDLWIVMEYCGAGSVSDIIRLRNKTLTEDEIATILKSTLKGLEYLHFMRKIHRDIKAGNILLNTEGHAKLADFGVAGQLTDTMAKRNTVIGTPFWMAPEVIQEIGYNCVADIWSLGITSIEMAEGKPPYADIHPMRAIFMIPTNPPPTFRKPELWTDDFTHFVKKCLVKNPEQRATATQLLQHPFITAAKPVTILRDLITESMEMKAKRQQEQQRELEEEDDS